GCTTTCAGCTTCAGCGATTACTGCTTCATAATCCTCTTCGCTAGCTTGAAAAACATGTCCGATCTCCATTCCATCAACTGGAGAATATGAAACTATTTTATCTTTTTTTTCACCAAACCACTTTTTTCCTGTCGATGCTGGGAGAAACTCTCCTTCAATAGATAGACTTTTCAGTATAGCCTTGACATCAAAATCCTGCATAGAAACCAAATTATATTCTGAAAATTAAATAAAATCAAACATTATTTTAAGATAAAATAAAAATGCGGTCAAAAGTTACTATAACCGCATTTTTAATTCTGATATCTACACGTAATTTATAAAAATATTTTGCTAATGCAAAAAAACACTACATTAAGCCTAATACATCTTTTCCTTGCTTAAAAATTATATCTTTTGGCACTCCAAATGAATTTATCTTATTCAAATCCTTGTCAAGTTCATCTCCCATAACAGCATATTTTTCCACAAATGCTTTGACCTCCTCCAGGTCTCCATTGCCTTGCAACATGAGTAGTTTTTCACTCAATAATGTCATGGCTTTTTCAAAAGCTACATAGTCAACCGTATATTTTCCTGTTGCTGGATTCTTTTGAAAAGCATTGTGCTCATTGAAAAAATTGAAGCGAATCAAATTCGCCTTTCCATGACTGCTAGCAGAGCCAAATCTGATCGATCTAAATATCCCTGCCAAAAAAGTGGTGTAATTCTCTTTCAAATCCTGCTGAATCTCCCCCTTTTTCTTCAATTGCTCAATCATATACAATCCCAAAATATCAGCCTTGCCTTCTTCAATGATCGTGGAATAACTCTTCAACGCATCTCTAACTGTTCCTTTTCCTGTAATGGTATTCTTAATTCCCAAACCATGAGCCACTTCATGAAACATCGTATTTGCGAAAAAAGCGTCAAAATTCACATATTGCTGTTGTTCATCCGCAATCACAGCATTTGATATAGGCACCATGATTTTATCAAACTTATACTTCATCACATTTTTCAGTTGCAGTCTCCTTGTGCCTTTTTGTAATTGAACAGCTTCGTCATTCGGCAAATTAATCGCTATGGTCTTGCTTCCAGCATTGCAGTCTCCCGCGTAAAACACCGCATCGTAGGCTCCCAAATCAGATGAAGTGCCCGGCACTTCTTTTTTGTACTTCTCTTCCACAGGCAAGTTTTTCTGCAATTCAGGCAAAAACTTGGCAAAACGATCAAGCTTCTCACTCCACTTTTTATCCTTTATCAATACAAAAGCCTCATGAGCGGCTTTGTAACCATATAGCTTGTCTTCATAATTTTCGATCGGACCAATAACAATGTCCAAATCATTGCCTTTCATATCCATCCAAGCTAAATCACTCGGCTGATAGTTATCAACAAGCAATGCTTCAGCTCGCATGTTAAGGTATTTTTTGAAACCTTCATTTTCCACAAGATTTGCCGCTTCCTTCAGCTTTTCAGACACAACCTTTAATTGCCTTTCAAATTGTTGATGATACGGAATAGCCTCCAACTGCCCGCTATTATTCCATCGGATAAGTGTGTAAGGGCTTTTCTTCAATGGATTATCCCATTGGTCAAACTGCTCTTTTGTCATATTGACAGGATAGAAATTAGCTCCCAAGGGCTTAGGTCCAAAAGCGGGCACGAACGAGATATTATCATCCAAACGATCCCAAGGGCCATAGTTTATCTCGATTAGCTTTCGAACATCCGGATATTTCTCTCTATCCACTTCCAACACATTCTTTTTGGTTCCAGGATTCATATACCAAAACAGAGAGTCAAGCAAAGCTCCTTTATTGCCATATGATTCATACCAGAATAAATCGTTCATCATATTTCCAGCGTCAATAAGAATTCCCAATGCCTTCTTTTGATTTTCAGACAAATGAGACAAATCCGCGGTCAAAGGAACCTCCTCATAAGCATTCAATCTATTTTGAATGGAATTAACATACAATTCCGCATCTCCTCCATGCTTCACTTCATTTGTATCTTTGTTGGATTTATTCTGCTGACAAGAGTTCAGGGTGATCATTGAGGCGCATGCCATCATGGCTATTAAAAATTTTCCTCTCATTTTTTATTTGCTTATAGTTATCGTTTTAAAAATCAATGTCCATTTATTCTAATTCAAACAATTTTCCAAACCTTCATAAATAATATTTCTGTCCAAATCTTTGCCAATAAACACAAACTTCGAAGATTTCTTTTCATTGCCCCATTCGTCTCCCTTGTCAATGATGTAATCATTAGCGACAGATTGCAATACTAGTTTGTTTGAAGTCTCCGAAAGGTATATTATGCCTTTCGCTCTGAAGATTCTATTATCCATTTGCAAATTAAAGCTCAGCCACATTTGAAGTTTCTGAGGATCAAAAGGCTTGTCAAATTCAAAACTATAGGATTTCACAGGGTGCTTTTTACTTGAAGAGCCAGTAACAACAGAGTTAAGCGATTTTTCTATACCGCTGCTTTTTATATCCAATAAAGGCAAATCGGTTTCCGCATTTTTCGTTTTTACAACCTTCGTGAAAGGGTTGGTTGACAAAATCCTCTCCTCGCAATTCTTAAGCTCTTCGGAATCGGATGCATCAATTTTATTCAACAATACAACATCGGCATAAGCTACCTGCCTCGCAAGAACATCGTCTTTTTCGAGAGCTTGAAAGAAATTCACCCCATCGACCAAGCAAATCACCCCATCTAATCTAAATACGCTTTGAAAATGCAAATCTTGAAGAATCAATGATGCAATCTTTGAAGGGTCAGCGACTCCTGTCGCTTCTATCAACACGTGGTCAAAGTCATGCTTGCTAACCAATAGTTTATTCAAAACGTTCCCCAATTCTGTATTTAAAGAACAACAGACACAGCCATTTGACAATTCATATATTCCCTCAGAGGAACGATTCACCAACTTATCGTCTATGCTTATATCTCCAAACTCATTTTCAACAACAGCGAAATTCTTGTCTTGATGCTTTTCAATCAGATTATTCAACAAGGTTGTCTTTCCCGCCCCCAAATAGCCGGTCAATATCGTAACAGGGATCACTTTATTCATTCCAGTTTTTATTTTTCTTCGAATAGTATCGTTAAGCTAAAGCTTAATTCCAACCACAAATCTTCAATTCAAAAGGCATTTATGCAAATACTAATGAAATTCAATAGAGTTTTCATTCATCCAATATATCATGCTATGCCTATTGCAAAGAGCTGGCTTGAGAGTTTTTTTCAAATAGCAACAATCCATTTTCCAGAAAATATAAGAAATGAGACACGTCCAAATCATAGGTATACGGCTGAGATATTGGATCTCCATCTGTATCTAAAATCAAATAAAATGGCTGAGCATTATTCATAAATCTAGTAATCTGAAAATCCGCATTTTGAGCGCCAATCGTCTTTTTGACTCTGCCATCATATTTGGAAGTATACCATTCACTCTGAGGCAAATCCGTTTTATCATCAACGTATAATGACAAAATAATAAAATCCTCTCTTAATAACCTTTGCACCATTGGATCAGACCAAACTCTGGCTTCCATTTCCCGACAATTCACGCATCCCCTGCCAGTAAAATCAAGAAATATAGGCTTGTTCATTTCCTTAGCGCATTTGAGAGCTTGTTCATAGTCAAAGTATCCCAATAAACCGTAGGGCAACTTGAATAAATCCCTATATTTCGGTTTATCGCAAATCTCCATTTTACTGTCCCCTCCTTCCATTGCTACATATGTATTTTCCAGATTAAAATCCTGTGTGGATAAAGGAGGCAAATAACCTGACAATGGCTTCAATGGCGCACCCCAAAGCCCCGGCACCATATACAACACAAATGAAAAGACGCCCATTCCCATAAGCATTCTCAACACAGGCAAACGTTCCATCTGAGAATCATTCTTCAACTTTATTTTTCCAAACAGATAAAATCCCAAAGTTGAGAAAATCACCAACCATATGGACAAATAAATCTCCCTGTCCAAGACCTGCCAATGATACACCAAATCAACTATAGACAAGAATTTCAGAGCCAAAGCCAATTCCAGAAAACCCAAAGTAACCTTAACTGAATTCAACCAACCTCCCGATTTTGGCAAACTAGCCAGAAGCTTTGGGAAAACGGCAAAAAAAGTAAATGGTATTGCAAAAGCAAAGGAGAAAGACAACATGCCTATAATTGGCTTAATAAATTTTCCTTGAGCCGACTGTACCAAGATACTGCCCGCTATAGGCCCAGTGCATGAAAAAGAAACGACTACAAGCGTAAATGCCATAAAAAACACTCCATAATACCCTCCTTTATCAGCTTGGGAGTCAATCTTATTTACTAACCAAGCAGGCAAAATAATGTCAAACATGCCCAAGAATGACAAAGCAAATACAAAAAAGATCAAAAAGAAAAGAATATTAGGAAGCCAATGCGTACTTAGCCAATTGGCAAAATCAGCGCCGAACAAGGCTGAGACCAAAGTACCCGCCAAGGTATAAATAAAGATAATTGAAAAGCCAAAAACAATGGCTTTCTTGACCGCAACAGATCGAGAAGCACTCTTACCCGTAAAAAAGGTCACAGTCATCGGTATCATCGGAAATACACAAGGTGTCAACAAAGCCGCTAAACCAGCTAAAAAAGCTGTGATTGCGAAACCTAGAAGGCCTTTATCTTTCTTTTCACTCTGAGCTTCTGTTCCATTATCATTCGACAGATTTTTTAGGGCTTTTTTTTTATCCAAATTTTTAAATGTATTGGGATTGCTTAAATCTGGAATATTATCGTTTTCAGATGCCTCTGCATGCCTTCTTTCCACCACATGCCCAGAATTTCCCTCCACCACAAAATCTTTTTCCAAAGGCACGCATTGCCCTGACTCTTCAGAGCAAACTTGATAGGTTACAGAACCTTTTAAATCTATCTTTTTTGTTAAAGCCTTTGCCTTTTGCAACAAAAAACCTGTTCCTTTGAAGTATTTAACCCTTCCTTCGAATATACTATCGTATTTGGTCTTTGAATCCACCGACTCAACACCTCCTATCAACTCTATGGTTTCGTTGCTTTTCATATGAAACTTCGTAGGCTCCGGTCCAACTTTCGGGTCCAAATCCGACGAATACATATACCACTCGCTATCAATATCAGCCTCAAAAACAATTTCAATCATTTGCCCTGCTTGGTAATTTTCAGGTTTTACCTTTATTCTCCAAGATACTGGATCAATTATCTGAGCATTTGAAACAGAAAATGCTGCTAAGATAAAAAATAATAAAAGACATGCTTTTTTCATACGTTAACTAGGTAATTACTATAAGAGAACATCGACTTGAAAGTATAGTTTTGAGCAGAGTGACTTTCGAAGGGCTCCCTACATTATCACCTCATATCCATATCGCTTAAAGTTTTATGGATTATTGGCATTCGAATGCTTATCTTTGGCCTTGTCAAATATTAGCTCAGAGTCAAGAGAAGGCAAAAAGTATGAAATTCAGTGAAATAAAAGGTCAGCAATGGATCAAGGAAAAGCTTATCAAAGCTGTCCAAAACAATCATCTGGCACATGCTCAACTATTTTGTGGCGAGCCTGGCGCACCATCGCTTGCCATGGCACTAGCTTTTGCCACATACATCAACTGTACTGACAAACATGATAATGACTCTTGCGGCCAATGTCCATCGTGCAGAAAAATGGACAAACTCATACACCCTGACCTCCACTTTGCCTTCCCTATAAGTTCCACTAAGAAAATTACTGGGAAAAATGTTATCAGCAACAACTTTTTGAGTGAATGGAGAACCTTCATTAGTGAAAATCCATTTGGAGGACTTAATGAATGGGTGAGACATTACGGCGGTGAAAACAAAGCGGTTAACATATCCAAAGAAGAAAGCAGGCAAATCATTCAAAGCCTTGCTTTAAAATCCTTTGAGGCCGAATACAAAGTCATGATCATTTGGTTGCCAGAGTTCATGCATCCTTCCGCGGCCAATGGGCTTTTAAAAATATTAGAGGAACCACCGCAGAAAACCTTGTTTTTTCTCGTTTCTCAAAATGAGGATAAATTATTGAGCACAATCTTATCCAGAACCCAGCATGTCAAAATAGCAAAGTTCAACAATGACGAGCTTAGAAGTATTTTAAAATCAAAATATGACATTGCTGAAGAGGAAAGCGCGCAATTGATTCAACTTTCTGATGGAAACATCAACAAGGCTCTTGAAATATACAATCAAAGCAGCTTGGATCTGCAAGACATTTTCCGTGCTTGGATGAGAATTTGCTACAGTTGGGATTTCACTCAAATCATAGCCTATGCTGAGAGGTTTCAATCCATGAGCAAAGCTGACCAAAAAAACCTTTTGCACTATGGCATCAATATCATGCATGAAGTGTTAATGTATCAACATGCCAGAATGCATTTGAGTAAAATCACCTCCAAAGAGGAAGAGTTTATCGAAAAATTCTCCAAAGTCTTGAGCTTGGAGAAGATAGAAAAAATATCAAATACCTTGGAAGAAGGCTTATATCATATAGAAAGAAATGTCAATGTGAAACTAATATTCACCGACACTTCGTTCCTAACAGCAAGCGCTTTTAGAAAATAAAAGAATTAAAAAAGAATCATTAGGTTTGGATCAAAATAATATGAAAATACGAATAGGCACACGAGGCAGCAAGCTCGCTTTATGGCAAGCTTATCATATTTCCGACTTGCTTTCCAAAGGAGGGATAGATAGTGAGATTGTAACTATTGAAACCAAAGGAGATAAAATCTTGGATGTGACAATTTCTAAAATTGGAAGCAAAGGAGTCTTTACAGAAGAAATAGAAGAGCAGCTTCTTTCTGGTCAAATCGACATAGCTGTTCATAGCGCCAAAGACATGCAATCCGAATTGCCTCAAGATTTCGAGCTCATTGCTTTTACTACCCGAGAAAAAGTAAATGATGTTATCGTAAGTAGAAATCAGTCATTGAGCATTGAAGACGAATCCAAACCTTTCAAACTTGGAACTTCCTCCACAAGAAGACTGGCCACTTTGAAAAGGCATTATCCACATATCGAAACAGTGCCTATAAGAGGCAATCTTCAAAGAAGAATTTCAAAAATGGATGAAGGGCAATGCGACGCATTGCTTTTAGCTTACGCAGGTGTTCACAGAATGGAATATGACGATCTGATTGTAGAGCATTTATCTCTAGATAAATTTATTCCCCCTGTAGGCCAAGGTAGTGTAGCTATCGAAGTCGCCAAAAACCTTGATGCTGAGAAAAAAGCAATCGTAAGAAAACTGACAAATGACCCAGATACTGAAAAAAGATTGCTATCTGAAAGAGCGTTTCTTAAAAAGCTTCAAGGTGGATGCAGTGTTCCGGTATTCGCATTGGCAAATCTTGATGGAAACAACTTAAGCATAGTAGGTGGAGTCACTAGCCTTGATGGGCAAGTTCAAATCAAAGAAAATGCTTCAGGAAATATTGAAAACGCAGAATCTATCGGACTTGAATTAGCGGAAAAGGTAATCAATGCCGGAGGCAAAGAGCTTTTGGCTGAAATAAAAAGCCAACTTTAAGAAAAAACAAAAGCCAAGTTTCTAAATCAAACTTGGCTTTTATTTATTGGTCTTTCTTTGTTTCTTTTTCTTCTTCTTAGGCTGGGCATTTTTATCTATCAACCCGCCGTATTTATAGATTTGCAAAGCAAACTG
The Aureibacter tunicatorum DNA segment above includes these coding regions:
- a CDS encoding dipeptidyl-peptidase 3 family protein; this encodes MRGKFLIAMMACASMITLNSCQQNKSNKDTNEVKHGGDAELYVNSIQNRLNAYEEVPLTADLSHLSENQKKALGILIDAGNMMNDLFWYESYGNKGALLDSLFWYMNPGTKKNVLEVDREKYPDVRKLIEINYGPWDRLDDNISFVPAFGPKPLGANFYPVNMTKEQFDQWDNPLKKSPYTLIRWNNSGQLEAIPYHQQFERQLKVVSEKLKEAANLVENEGFKKYLNMRAEALLVDNYQPSDLAWMDMKGNDLDIVIGPIENYEDKLYGYKAAHEAFVLIKDKKWSEKLDRFAKFLPELQKNLPVEEKYKKEVPGTSSDLGAYDAVFYAGDCNAGSKTIAINLPNDEAVQLQKGTRRLQLKNVMKYKFDKIMVPISNAVIADEQQQYVNFDAFFANTMFHEVAHGLGIKNTITGKGTVRDALKSYSTIIEEGKADILGLYMIEQLKKKGEIQQDLKENYTTFLAGIFRSIRFGSASSHGKANLIRFNFFNEHNAFQKNPATGKYTVDYVAFEKAMTLLSEKLLMLQGNGDLEEVKAFVEKYAVMGDELDKDLNKINSFGVPKDIIFKQGKDVLGLM
- a CDS encoding GTP-binding protein, translating into MNKVIPVTILTGYLGAGKTTLLNNLIEKHQDKNFAVVENEFGDISIDDKLVNRSSEGIYELSNGCVCCSLNTELGNVLNKLLVSKHDFDHVLIEATGVADPSKIASLILQDLHFQSVFRLDGVICLVDGVNFFQALEKDDVLARQVAYADVVLLNKIDASDSEELKNCEERILSTNPFTKVVKTKNAETDLPLLDIKSSGIEKSLNSVVTGSSSKKHPVKSYSFEFDKPFDPQKLQMWLSFNLQMDNRIFRAKGIIYLSETSNKLVLQSVANDYIIDKGDEWGNEKKSSKFVFIGKDLDRNIIYEGLENCLN
- a CDS encoding protein-disulfide reductase DsbD family protein, whose translation is MKKACLLLFFILAAFSVSNAQIIDPVSWRIKVKPENYQAGQMIEIVFEADIDSEWYMYSSDLDPKVGPEPTKFHMKSNETIELIGGVESVDSKTKYDSIFEGRVKYFKGTGFLLQKAKALTKKIDLKGSVTYQVCSEESGQCVPLEKDFVVEGNSGHVVERRHAEASENDNIPDLSNPNTFKNLDKKKALKNLSNDNGTEAQSEKKDKGLLGFAITAFLAGLAALLTPCVFPMIPMTVTFFTGKSASRSVAVKKAIVFGFSIIFIYTLAGTLVSALFGADFANWLSTHWLPNILFFLIFFVFALSFLGMFDIILPAWLVNKIDSQADKGGYYGVFFMAFTLVVVSFSCTGPIAGSILVQSAQGKFIKPIIGMLSFSFAFAIPFTFFAVFPKLLASLPKSGGWLNSVKVTLGFLELALALKFLSIVDLVYHWQVLDREIYLSIWLVIFSTLGFYLFGKIKLKNDSQMERLPVLRMLMGMGVFSFVLYMVPGLWGAPLKPLSGYLPPLSTQDFNLENTYVAMEGGDSKMEICDKPKYRDLFKLPYGLLGYFDYEQALKCAKEMNKPIFLDFTGRGCVNCREMEARVWSDPMVQRLLREDFIILSLYVDDKTDLPQSEWYTSKYDGRVKKTIGAQNADFQITRFMNNAQPFYLILDTDGDPISQPYTYDLDVSHFLYFLENGLLLFEKNSQASSLQ
- a CDS encoding DNA polymerase III subunit delta encodes the protein MKFSEIKGQQWIKEKLIKAVQNNHLAHAQLFCGEPGAPSLAMALAFATYINCTDKHDNDSCGQCPSCRKMDKLIHPDLHFAFPISSTKKITGKNVISNNFLSEWRTFISENPFGGLNEWVRHYGGENKAVNISKEESRQIIQSLALKSFEAEYKVMIIWLPEFMHPSAANGLLKILEEPPQKTLFFLVSQNEDKLLSTILSRTQHVKIAKFNNDELRSILKSKYDIAEEESAQLIQLSDGNINKALEIYNQSSLDLQDIFRAWMRICYSWDFTQIIAYAERFQSMSKADQKNLLHYGINIMHEVLMYQHARMHLSKITSKEEEFIEKFSKVLSLEKIEKISNTLEEGLYHIERNVNVKLIFTDTSFLTASAFRK
- the hemC gene encoding hydroxymethylbilane synthase: MKIRIGTRGSKLALWQAYHISDLLSKGGIDSEIVTIETKGDKILDVTISKIGSKGVFTEEIEEQLLSGQIDIAVHSAKDMQSELPQDFELIAFTTREKVNDVIVSRNQSLSIEDESKPFKLGTSSTRRLATLKRHYPHIETVPIRGNLQRRISKMDEGQCDALLLAYAGVHRMEYDDLIVEHLSLDKFIPPVGQGSVAIEVAKNLDAEKKAIVRKLTNDPDTEKRLLSERAFLKKLQGGCSVPVFALANLDGNNLSIVGGVTSLDGQVQIKENASGNIENAESIGLELAEKVINAGGKELLAEIKSQL